In Parus major isolate Abel chromosome 3, Parus_major1.1, whole genome shotgun sequence, the following are encoded in one genomic region:
- the MTMR9 gene encoding myotubularin-related protein 9 yields MEFAELIKTPRADNVVLHCPFHLAVEGTLCLTGHHLIFSSRRQDNAEELWLLHSNIDSIEKRFVGSLGTIVIKCKDLRIIQLDIPGMEECLNIASSIEVLSTLDSVTLMYPFFYRPMFEVLEDGWSSFLLEQEFEHLSSVTNEWRLSYVNKEFSVCPSYPPVAIVPKSIDDEALRKVALFRHGGRFPVLSYYHKKNGMAMMRSSQPLTGTNGRRCKEDEKLVNSTLRSGRRGFVIDTRPLALAQQARAKGGGFEQEVHYPQWRRIHKYIERFHILQESFIKLVEACNDQSHNMDRWLSKLEASNWLSHIKELLTAACLAAQCIDREGASVLVHGSEGTDSTLQVTSLAQIILDPRCRTIRGFEALVVREWLQAGHPFQQRCAQSAYSNSKQKWEAPVFLLFLECVWQIHRQFPCSFEFNEQFLITLFEHAYASQFGTFLGNNENERAKLKLPQKTMSLWSWVNRPEELSRFQNPLYEANSLVIWPSVAPQSLQLWEGVFLRWNRPSKFLEEAEEERINIIKYNKELQAKVNALRRQLAELETDEEVQEEP; encoded by the exons ATGGAGTTCGCCGAGCTGATCAAGACGCCCCGAGCGGATAACGTGGTGCTGCACTGCCCGTTCCACCTGGCCGTGGAGGGCACGCTGTGCCTCACCGGCCACCACCTCATCTTCTCGTCGCGGCGGCAGGACAACGCcgaggagctgtggctgctccactCCAACATCGATTCCATCGAGAAAAG GTTTGTGGGCTCCTTGGGCACCATTGTCATAAAGTGCAAAGACCTGAGGATTATCCAGCTGGacatcccagggatggaggagtGTCTGAACATCGCCAGCTCCATCGAG GTGCTTTCCACCCTGGATTCAGTCACCCTCATGTATCCCTTCTTCTACCGGCCCATGTTTGAGGTCCTGGAGGATGGATGGTCCTCCTTTCTGCTGGAACAAGAGTTTGAGCACCTCAGCTCAGTG ACCAATGAATGGCGCCTGAGCTATGTGAACAAGGAATTCTCTGTGTGTCCCTCCTACCCTCCAGTTGCCATTGTCCCCAAGTCCATCGATGATGAAGCGCTCCGCAAAGTCGCCCTGTTCCGCCACGGCGGCCGCTTCCCAGTGCTGAGCTACTACCACAAGAAAAACGGGATG GCGATGAtgaggagcagccagccccTGACAGGCACCAACGGGCGGCGCTGCAAGGAGGACGAGAAGCTGGTGAACTCCACGCTCCGCTCCGGCCGGCGCGGCTTCGTCATCGACACACGGCCTTTGGCTCTTGCCCAGCAGGCCAGGGCCAAGGGAGGGGGCTTTGAACAAGAAGTCCACTATCCCCAGTGGAGGAGGATTCACAAATATATCGAGAG GTTTCATATCCTGCAGGAGAGCTTCATCAAGCTGGTGGAGGCTTGCAATGACCAGTCACACAACATGGACCGCTGGCTCAGTAAACTGGAGGCTTCCAACTGGCTCAGTCACATCAAGGAGCTGCTGACTGCAGCTTGTCTGGCTGCTCAGTGCATTGACAG ggAAGGTGCTTCAGTGTTAGTCCATGGCAGTGAAGGAACTGATTCCACACTCCAGGTCACTTCCCTGGCACAGATCATCCTGGATCCAAGGTGCAGGACCATCCGTGGCTTCGAGGCTCTTGTAGTGAGGGAATGGCTGCAG GCTGGCCACCCTTTCCAGCAGCGCTGTGCCCAGTCAGCCTATTCCAACAGCAAACAGAAGTGGGAGGCCCCGgtgttcctgctttttttggAGTGTGTGTGGCAGATCCATCGGCAGTTCCCCTGCTCCTTCGAGTTCAACGAGCAGTTCCTCATCACGCTGTTTGAACATGCCTACGCTTCCCAGTTCGGGACTTTCCTGGGAAACAACGAAAACGAAAG GGCTAAACTGAAGCTGCCTCAGAAGACCATGTCCCTCTGGTCCTGGGTGAACAGGCCTGAAGAGCTGAGCAGGTTCCAGAACCCTCTTTATGAGGCCAACAGCCTTGTCATCTGGCCCTCTGTGGCCccacagagcctgcagctctgggaag GTGTCTTCCTGCGGTGGAACAGGCCTTCCAAATTCCTGGAGGAAGCCGAAGAAGAAAGGATCAACATTATCAAGTACAACAAGGAGCTGCAGGCCAAGGTGAACGCGCTGAGGcggcagctggcagagctggagacgGATgaggaggtgcaggaggagccctga